In Scatophagus argus isolate fScaArg1 chromosome 3, fScaArg1.pri, whole genome shotgun sequence, one genomic interval encodes:
- the LOC124056233 gene encoding uncharacterized protein LOC124056233 — MFLYMLVFLAYHSSRWIPRNQRLKFQVVNAGFTAIVLVPQLYIMGRPKSSRYCRQPLLNNLSASIALSFIAAGFSVIFTLIEPVPQSLWASYHVFGLLTCGQGLCTAILTLTAAACVKTTPELYYMSLVFTVASVFSTGFFMVRGGLWLTNRLPVMIPSRNNE; from the exons ATGTTCCTCTACATGCTAGTCTTCCTGGCTtatcacagcagcagatggatCCCGAGGAATCAGAGGTTAAAATT TCAAGTAGTGAATGCAGGGTTCACGGCAATTGTTCTGGTCCCTCAGCTCTACATCATGGGAAG GCCCAAGTCCTCCAGATACTGCAGGCAGCCTCTTCTGAACAACCTGTCAGCCTCCATCGCCTTGTCTTTCATAGCTGCAG GTTTTTCAGTGATATTCACACTGATAGAGCCAGTTCCTCAGAGCTTGTGGGCCTCCTATCATGTGTTTGGGCTGTTGACATGTGGACAAGGACTATGCACCGCCATCCTGACTCTGACCGCAGCAGCATGT GTTAAAACCACCCCTGAGCTGTATTACATGTCCCTTGTTTTTACGGTCGCTTCTGTTTTCAGTACAG GTTTTTTCATGGTGAGAGGAGGACTCTGGTTGACCAACAGGCTGCCTGTGATGATCCCGAGCAGAAACAATGAGTGA
- the h6pd gene encoding GDH/6PGL endoplasmic bifunctional protein, with amino-acid sequence MFVTVFLLLVTLCAQGGCGKEREEPQRPGHVSVVIVGGTGDLAKKYLWQGFFELYVNQVRSGNTFSFYGGGLSPADTATPVLFEILKAVSCSKDVSQERCALLKEQFLRLSQYRQLKTLEDYQDLAKLIEQELQQEGMKEAGRLFYLSVPAFAYADVADKINNSCRPTSGAWLRVVLEKPFGHDLRSAQVLATQLGSSLKDEEMYRIDHYLGKQVVAKILPFRIENKKFLDPIWNKHHIERVEIVLKETLDVKGRIPFYDQYGVIRDVLQNHLTEVMTLLTMRLPRNLSSSKEVLQNKLQIFSSLLPVGQKQAVVGQYQTYKTEVQQELNKTNHVTLTPTFAAVLAHIDEAQYEGVPILLTSGKMLDERVGYARILFKNDIFCLQNHNSVHCKPKQIVFHFGHGNLKYPAILVSKNLFKPGLMDGEWKEVTEHTDISVLGLPISDYFVQTPTEQREAYSELISHIFAGRKNSFISTENLLASWGFWTPLLSGLADAFPRIYPGGAENGDLLDVRVKGREISFYSEVVIISNDQTGGTSANGFQVLQGKFRGDDMVSAWAEELVERLAVDMQETAEAAVRKGGAFHLALSGGSTPLALFHRLVEHHFSFPWKNTHVWMVDERCVPLTELESNFHSLHDHLLQYVRIPYYNIHPMPVHINQRLCVEEDKGALLYEKEVSSLVNGSSFHFMLLGVGYDSHTASLFPGSKVDEHGESLVALTESPVKPHQRMSLTFSAINRAHTVALLVMGKSKHEMITQLSRVKDNPEKWPVTGVKPADGRLVWYIDYDALLG; translated from the exons ATGTTTGTGACTGTGTTCCTGCTTCTGGTCACTCTGTGTGCCCAAGGAGGATGTggcaaggagagagaggagccaCAGAGACCAGGCCATGTTTCTGTGGTGATAGTGGGAGGCACAGGTGACCTGGCAAAGAAGTACCTGTGGCAGGGCTTCTTCGAGCTGTACGTTAACCAGGTCAGAAGCGGGAACACCTTTTCTTTCTACGGCGGAGGACTGTCACCTGCTGACACGGCCACTCCGGTTCTCTTTGAGATCCTCAAGGCAGTTTCCTGCTCAAAGGATGTATCACAGGAGCGCTGTGCTCTGCTGAAAGAGCAATTCCTGCGTCTCTCACAGTATCGACAACTGAAGACCCTAGAGGACTACCAGGATCTGGCCAAGCTCATTGAGCAAGAGCTTCAACAAGAAGGAATGAAAGAAGCAGGAAGGCTGTTCTACCTCTCAGTACCAGCCTTTGCATATGCAGATGTCGCTGATAAGATTAACAACAGTTGTAGGCCGACCAGCGGGGCGTGGCTGAGGGTGGTGCTAGAGAAACCTTTCGGACATGACCTCAGGAGCGCCCAGGTACTTGCAACTCAGCTCGGGAGCTCCTtgaaagatgaagaaatgtaCAGAATTGACCATTACCTGGGGAAGCAG GTGGTTGCAAAGATACTTCCATTCAGAATAGAGAACAAGAAGTTTCTGGATCCCATATGGAACAAGCACCATATCGAAAGAGTGGAGATTGTATTGAAAGAGACCTTAGATGTTAAAG GTCGTATTCCTTTCTATGACCAATATGGGGTGATCAGAGATGTGCTACAGAACCACTTGACTGAGGTCATGACCCTGCTGACCATGAGGCTTCCCAGGAACCTGAGCAGCAGTAAGGAAGTCCTGCAAAACAAGCTGCAGATCTTCAGCTCTCTGCTGCCTGTAGGACAGAAACAAGCCGTGGTCGGACAGTACCAAACATACAAAACTGAGGTCCAGCAGGAACTGAATAAGACAAATCACGTAACTCTCACACCAACATTTGCAG ctgttttgGCACACATTGATGAGGCCCAGTATGAAGGTGTACCAATTCTGTTGACCTCAGGAAAGATGTTAGATGAGCGGGTGGGATATGCGCGAATACTTTTTAAAAACGACATCTTTTGTCTTCAGAACCACAACAGTGTTCACTGCAAACCCAAACAGATAGTTTTCCACTTTGGGCATGGCAACCTTAAATATCCAGCAATTCTCGTAAGCAAGAACTTATTCAAGCCAGGTTTAATGGATGGTGAGTGGAAGGAAGTGACAGAGCATACAGATATCAGTGTGTTAGGTTTGCCTATTTCAGACTACTTTGTGCAAACTCCaacagagcagagggaagctTATTCAGAActtatttctcacatttttgcTGGACGCAAGAATAGTTTCATCAGTACTGAAAACCTACTGGCTTCCTGGGGTTTTTGGACGCCACTACTCAGTGGCCTCGCCGATGCTTTTCCTCGCATTTACCCCGGGGGTGCAGAGAACGGAGACCTGCTGGACGTCCGTGTGAAAGGGAGAGAAATTAGCTTCTATAGTGAGGTGGTGATTATCAGCAATGATCAAACAGGTGGCACATCGGCAAACGGTTTTCAAGTGTTGCAAGGCAAATTTCGTGGTGATGACATGGTGTCTGCCTGGGCTGAAGAACTGGTGGAGAGGCTAGCTGTAGACATGCAAGaaacagcagaggcagcagtgcGTAAGGGCGGCGCTTTCCATCTTGCACTCTCTGGTGGGTCTACTCCCCTCGCTCTGTTCCACAGGTTGGTCGAGCACCACTTCTCCTTCCCCTGGAAGAACACCCACGTGTGGATGGTGGATGAGCGCTGCGTGCCTCTGACAGAACTCGAGTCAAACTTCCACAGCCTGCATGACCATCTACTGCAATATGTCAGGATACCCTATTACAACATCCACCCCATGCCGGTGCACATCAACCAGCGTCTATGTGTGGAGGAGGACAAAGGGGCACTGCTGTATGAGAAAGAGGTCAGCAGTTTGGTTAATGGCTCCAGCTTCCACTTTATGCTGCTGGGAGTCGGCTATGACAGCCACACAGCCTCCCTGTTCCCTGGTAGTAAAGTGGATGAACATGGAGAGAGTCTGGTGGCCCTTACTGAGAGCCCCGTCAAGCCTCACCAGCGTATGAGCCTCACTTTCAGTGCTATTAACCGAGCCCACACAGTTGCTCTGTTAGTGATGGGAAAAAGCAAGCATGAGATGATCACCCAGCTGAGCCGAGTGAAGGACAACCCAGAAAAATGGCCAGTCACCGGAGTGAAGCCTGCTGATGGCAGACTTGTTTGGTATATAGACTATGATGCACTTCTAGGATAG